The following DNA comes from Peribacillus sp. FSL E2-0218.
GGGCTAGTCCTGAATTGCTTGTTTCAAGAACGGGATTACAAGTGGTGGCCAATCCTTTGGCAGGGTCGAGGCCTAGGAGTGACGATCCAATCGAGGATAAGCGACGGGCGGAAGAGTTACTCTCCTCCGCTAAGGATTTACATGAACATGCTGTTGTCGTCCAAGCTGTGGCAGAGGCCCTGCGCCCATTTTTCAAAAAGATGGACGTGCCGGAAAAACCATCAGTGATACATACAGAAACCATGTGGCACCTATCTACGGAAGTAAGAGGAGAGCTTCAAGATCCTGAAACTTCCTCGTTGGAGCTGGCGATTGCGCTTCATCCGACTCCGGCCGTTTGCGGCTCTCCGTCCGAATTGGCCCGGGAGGCCATTCAGGAAATCGAACCGTTTGATCGTGGCTTCTTTACGGGCATGGTCGGCTGGTGCAATGCAGAAGGAGACGGCGAATGGATCGTTACCATTCGGTGTGCGGAGGTAGAAAAACAGGTTCTTCGCTTATTTGCTGGGGCAGGAGTCGTTGCGGAATCCAAGCCAGAAGAGGAATTGGCGGAAACATCGGCTAAATTCCAAACGATGCTGCGTGCAATGGGAATAGATGCAAAGTCATTAAACTAAAGAGTGTGGGGGGATAAAGAATGTTAACAGGGTGTTCTTCATGGCCTGCGGATTATGCGGATTTATATAAACGGGAGGGGTGTTGGAAAGGGAAAACCTTCGGGGAAATGTTGCGTGATCGTGCCGAAAAACAAGCTGACAAGATCGCCATTACCAGCGGGGACAGAAACATGAGCTATGCGGAATTGGATGATCGCGCCGACCGGTTGGCTGCTGGTTTCCAGGAACTAGGAATCAAGCAAATGGACAGGGTAGTCGTCCAGCTCCCCAACGTAATCGAGTTTTTTGAAGTTTGTTTTGCATTATTCAGATTAGGCGCATTGCCAGTGTTTGCCCTTCCATCACACCGAAGCAGTGAAATTAACTATTTTTGCGAATTCGCTGAGGCGGTTGCCTACATCATCCCTGATAAGCACGCTGGTTTCGACCACCGTACGCTGGCAAGAGGTGCAAAACGTAAGAATGAAAAATTAAACGTCATTGTCACGGGGGATGCCGCGGAATTTGTGAATTTGGCTGATTTATATATCGATCCCAAAAAAACCGGAGCAAAAGTGGCTTCAAGTGACATTGCCTTTCTTCAATTATCCGGAGGAAGTACGGGGCTCTCCAAACTGATTCCAAGAACACATGATGATTATATGTACAGCTTGGAGGTTAGCGCCGAAGTTTGCGGGTTGGACAAGGATAGTGTTTACCTCGCTGTGCTGCCGATCGCCCATAACTTTCCAATGAGCTCGCCTGGGACCCTCGGAACCCTTTATGCAGGCGGCAGAGTGGTTCTTTCACCAGGCCCTAGTCCTGACGAAGCCTTTCCGCTAATTGAAA
Coding sequences within:
- the dhbC gene encoding isochorismate synthase DhbC, giving the protein MIKSKENSTVLEKQLLDDYEVGDFFLASPSQTILGKGSFLTVPNDRENRDQMTSLAARVAAALKTAKEQGHPNPMVTGAVPFDYEKDAQLIVPGMIWTSVPLQDLGTSQQAGTSKPDYEIESVPEPSRYMDGVEQGLTHIKSGHLDKIVLSRSLHLTSSEQVNINRLLQNLARHNKNGYTFAVDLPQPETENADPDNLKTLIGASPELLVSRTGLQVVANPLAGSRPRSDDPIEDKRRAEELLSSAKDLHEHAVVVQAVAEALRPFFKKMDVPEKPSVIHTETMWHLSTEVRGELQDPETSSLELAIALHPTPAVCGSPSELAREAIQEIEPFDRGFFTGMVGWCNAEGDGEWIVTIRCAEVEKQVLRLFAGAGVVAESKPEEELAETSAKFQTMLRAMGIDAKSLN